The proteins below come from a single Corvus cornix cornix isolate S_Up_H32 chromosome 23, ASM73873v5, whole genome shotgun sequence genomic window:
- the LOC104698642 gene encoding cytochrome b561 isoform X1, whose translation MDGAPPPTSPTGLSAYVAVSQLLGLTLLATTGAWLGRYRGGVAWHSPLQFNAHPLCMVLGMVFLQGDALLVYRVFRHEAKRSTKALHALLHGLALVIALVGIIAVFESHRTKGIPNMYSLHSWCGMAAFVLYLLQWLLGCGFFLFPGASFSVRGQYKPQHIFFGITLFILSITSCLLGITEMLLFKIRAWILQQLSLGMSIKCPVPPPCVQVFAEPPRRLMSLRPLPSQLEDTEMAPAAHWGPHSPSTVGTGLWGTPGAISLWQGGYWAASSPSTGLCHQVHLLPPSVSPQSEQNTDIPLLL comes from the exons ATGGACGGGGCCCCGCCGCCCACCAGCCCCACCGGGCTCTCGGCGTACGTGGCCGTGTCGCAGCTGCTGGGCCTGACGCTCCTGGCCACCACAGGTGCCTGGCTGGGCCGCTACCGGGGCGGCGtggcctggcacagccccctcCAGTTCAACGCCCACCCCCTGTGCATGGTGCTGGGCATGGTGTTCCTCCAAGGTGACG CTCTCCTCGTGTACCGGGTGTTCAGGCACGAAGCCAAGCGCTCCACCAAGGCGCTGCACGCGCTGCTCCACGGCCTGGCACTGGTCATCGCCCTCGTGG GCATCATCGCTGTCTTTGAGTCGCACCGCACCAAGGGCATCCCCAACATGTACAGCCTGCACTCCTGGTGTGGCATGGCTGCCTTTGTGCTCTACCTCCTGCAG TGGCTCCTGGGCTGTGGTTTCTTTCTGTTCCCTGGTGCCTCCTTCTCAGTGAGAGGACAGTACAAGCCCCAGCACATCTTCTTTGGCATCACCCTCTTCATCCTCTCCATCACGTCCTGCTTGTTGGGCATCACTGAGATGCTCCTCTTCAAAATCAG GGCCTGGATCCTGCAACAGCTTTCTTTGGGAATGTCGATAAAATGCCCAGTGCCACCTCCTTGTGTCCAGGTGTTTGCAGAACCACCCAGGAGACTCATGTCCCTAAGGCCTCTGCCCTCACAGCTGGAGGACACAGAGATGGCCCCAGCTGCACACTGGggtccccacagccccagcactgtgGGGACAGGGCTATGGGGCACCCCAGGAGCCATTTCCCTCTGGCAGGGAGGGTACTGGGCTGCCTCTAGCCCTAGTACAGGATTGTGCCACCAGGTTCATCTGCTGCCACCAAGTGTCTCTCCTCAAAGTGAGCAAAACACCGACATTCCTCTCTTGCTCTGA
- the LOC104698642 gene encoding cytochrome b561 isoform X2 — protein sequence MDGAPPPTSPTGLSAYVAVSQLLGLTLLATTGAWLGRYRGGVAWHSPLQFNAHPLCMVLGMVFLQGDALLVYRVFRHEAKRSTKALHALLHGLALVIALVGIIAVFESHRTKGIPNMYSLHSWCGMAAFVLYLLQWLLGCGFFLFPGASFSVRGQYKPQHIFFGITLFILSITSCLLGITEMLLFKISDSYSHFVPEGILANTLGVLLVAFGLVVCYVLTREEWKRPPLAEEMALSMDFKTLTEGESPSGGSQ from the exons ATGGACGGGGCCCCGCCGCCCACCAGCCCCACCGGGCTCTCGGCGTACGTGGCCGTGTCGCAGCTGCTGGGCCTGACGCTCCTGGCCACCACAGGTGCCTGGCTGGGCCGCTACCGGGGCGGCGtggcctggcacagccccctcCAGTTCAACGCCCACCCCCTGTGCATGGTGCTGGGCATGGTGTTCCTCCAAGGTGACG CTCTCCTCGTGTACCGGGTGTTCAGGCACGAAGCCAAGCGCTCCACCAAGGCGCTGCACGCGCTGCTCCACGGCCTGGCACTGGTCATCGCCCTCGTGG GCATCATCGCTGTCTTTGAGTCGCACCGCACCAAGGGCATCCCCAACATGTACAGCCTGCACTCCTGGTGTGGCATGGCTGCCTTTGTGCTCTACCTCCTGCAG TGGCTCCTGGGCTGTGGTTTCTTTCTGTTCCCTGGTGCCTCCTTCTCAGTGAGAGGACAGTACAAGCCCCAGCACATCTTCTTTGGCATCACCCTCTTCATCCTCTCCATCACGTCCTGCTTGTTGGGCATCACTGAGATGCTCCTCTTCAAAATCAG TGATTCCTATAGCCACTTTGTGCCCGAGGGCATCCTGGCCAACaccctgggggtgctgctggtggcctTCGGGCTGGTGGTGTGCTACGTGCTGACACGGGAGGAGTGGAAGCGCCCGCCACTGGCCGAGGAGATGGCCTTGTCCATGGACTTCAAGACCCTGACAGAGGGCGAGAGCCCCAGTGGTGGCAGCCAGTga